A window of the Kineosporia corallincola genome harbors these coding sequences:
- a CDS encoding ROK family protein, which yields MSEPTLLAGLDIGGSKVLAVAVDVSAPDGRPRVVESTRLATGLGPEGVVDTAARALGALTAGLSAGAPHEVFSGVGIGIPGLVDARRGKITHAVNLGVGPGGLALADRLGRRLDLPVVVENDVNAAALGAASHLRLGRIDMAYLSIGTGIAAGIVLDGRLRRGPHGAAGEIGHIPIDPSGPVCGCGQHGCLEALASGSAIAARWTPRPGSELPAGQDLFAAAAHGDAAAKELRDEVAGYLADATRMLALTVDVDLIVLGGGVAEIGEPLRHAVAKALDRQAGSSPFLRGLDLSARLSVVPRDQPVAAIGAALLATEPPALATSDDTPATLDGALTEDLPA from the coding sequence GTGAGTGAGCCCACCCTGCTGGCGGGTCTCGACATCGGCGGCTCGAAGGTGCTGGCGGTCGCGGTCGATGTCTCCGCCCCCGACGGCCGCCCCCGGGTGGTCGAATCCACCCGGCTGGCCACCGGTCTCGGCCCGGAAGGGGTGGTCGACACGGCCGCCCGGGCGCTCGGCGCGCTGACCGCCGGACTCTCCGCCGGAGCGCCGCACGAGGTGTTCAGCGGCGTCGGCATCGGCATCCCTGGCCTGGTCGACGCCCGGCGCGGAAAGATCACCCACGCGGTCAACCTCGGGGTCGGCCCGGGCGGGCTGGCCCTGGCCGACCGGCTCGGCCGCCGGCTCGACCTGCCGGTGGTGGTCGAGAACGACGTGAACGCGGCCGCCCTGGGGGCTGCCTCGCACCTGCGGCTGGGCCGGATCGACATGGCCTACCTGAGCATCGGCACCGGCATCGCGGCGGGCATCGTGCTGGACGGCCGGCTGCGCCGCGGCCCGCACGGCGCGGCCGGCGAGATCGGCCACATCCCGATCGACCCGTCCGGCCCGGTCTGCGGCTGCGGCCAGCACGGCTGCCTGGAGGCGCTGGCCTCGGGCAGTGCCATCGCCGCCCGCTGGACCCCTCGCCCGGGCAGCGAACTGCCCGCCGGGCAGGACCTCTTCGCCGCCGCCGCCCACGGGGACGCGGCGGCGAAGGAACTGCGTGACGAGGTAGCCGGCTACCTGGCCGACGCCACCCGCATGCTGGCCCTCACCGTCGACGTCGACCTGATCGTGCTCGGCGGCGGGGTGGCCGAGATCGGCGAGCCGCTGCGGCACGCGGTGGCCAAGGCCCTCGACCGGCAGGCCGGCTCGTCGCCGTTCCTGCGCGGGCTGGACCTGTCCGCCCGGCTGTCCGTGGTGCCCCGCGACCAGCCGGTCGCCGCGATCGGCGCAGCGCTGCTGGCCACCGAGCCCCCCGCCCTGGCCACCTCCGACGACACCCCGGCCACGCTCGACGGCGCCCTGACCGAAGACCTGCCCGCCTGA
- a CDS encoding glycoside hydrolase family 3 N-terminal domain-containing protein yields the protein MNEIHRQAHRVLMPSFHGLELPGWMRFRLGEGIGSVCLFGTNLTGDDDQAAALVARIHESSPAGCLVTLDEEGGDVTRLDAVRGGRTAGHAVLGAVDDPELTTAVAAGIGKRLRRIGIDLDLGPVADVNCEPDNPVIGVRSFGATPDLVARHTVAFAAGLEQAGVAACVKHFPGHGATVTDSHLAMPRLDIDLDTVRQRELVPFAAAVAAGVPAVMTSHVVLAAVDAANPATTSPAVLGILRGELGFDGVIVTDALDMAGVAKPYGGPGRAAVAALAAGADLLCIGPERAPGAMEAVLTWVIDDIVAAVGDGRLPARRLAEAAGRVDALVARQQPAGTGPGSEDADRDAARRALFVRGPHELITRKHAVLLEFHVTPGIAAGEVPWTLPLDLLEGADKRSFTPTDDPATVLAEVGDRPLVALVRDAHRHAWVADRLERIARARPDLVTVETGWPVVDADGSPTGLPGAAAIWTYGGSSVSLRAAAEVLGGMR from the coding sequence ATGAACGAGATCCACCGTCAGGCCCACCGGGTGCTGATGCCGTCGTTCCACGGCCTGGAACTGCCTGGCTGGATGCGGTTCCGGCTGGGTGAGGGCATCGGTTCGGTGTGCCTGTTCGGCACGAACCTGACCGGGGACGACGATCAGGCCGCGGCCCTCGTGGCGCGGATCCACGAGAGCTCACCGGCCGGCTGCCTGGTGACGCTCGACGAGGAGGGCGGCGACGTCACCCGCCTGGACGCGGTGCGTGGTGGCCGGACCGCCGGGCACGCGGTGCTCGGCGCGGTGGACGACCCGGAGCTGACCACCGCGGTGGCGGCCGGGATCGGAAAGCGCCTGCGCCGCATCGGGATCGATCTGGACCTGGGACCGGTCGCCGACGTGAACTGCGAGCCGGACAACCCGGTGATCGGGGTACGCAGCTTCGGGGCGACACCGGACCTGGTGGCCCGGCACACCGTGGCGTTCGCTGCCGGGCTGGAACAGGCCGGGGTCGCGGCCTGCGTCAAGCATTTTCCCGGCCACGGCGCCACGGTGACCGACTCGCACCTGGCGATGCCACGACTGGACATCGACCTGGACACCGTGCGGCAGCGGGAACTGGTGCCGTTCGCGGCGGCGGTGGCGGCCGGGGTGCCGGCGGTGATGACCTCGCACGTGGTGCTGGCCGCGGTGGACGCCGCGAACCCGGCCACGACCAGTCCGGCCGTGCTCGGGATCCTGCGCGGGGAGCTGGGTTTCGACGGGGTGATCGTCACCGACGCCCTCGACATGGCCGGGGTGGCAAAGCCCTACGGCGGGCCTGGACGGGCCGCGGTGGCCGCCCTGGCGGCCGGTGCGGACCTGCTGTGCATCGGCCCGGAGCGCGCGCCGGGCGCGATGGAGGCGGTGCTGACCTGGGTGATCGACGACATCGTGGCCGCGGTCGGCGACGGCAGGCTGCCCGCCCGACGGCTCGCCGAGGCGGCGGGGCGGGTGGACGCGCTGGTCGCCCGGCAGCAGCCGGCCGGGACCGGGCCCGGCAGCGAGGACGCCGATCGCGATGCCGCCCGGCGGGCCCTGTTCGTGCGCGGTCCGCACGAACTCATCACCCGGAAACACGCTGTGCTACTTGAGTTTCACGTCACTCCTGGGATCGCCGCAGGTGAGGTACCGTGGACTTTGCCGCTCGATCTTCTGGAGGGGGCGGACAAACGATCTTTCACACCCACCGACGACCCGGCGACCGTTCTGGCCGAGGTGGGTGACCGGCCCCTGGTGGCACTGGTGCGCGACGCGCACCGGCACGCCTGGGTGGCCGACCGGTTGGAGCGGATCGCCCGGGCACGCCCGGATCTGGTAACGGTCGAAACCGGCTGGCCGGTGGTGGATGCTGATGGTTCGCCCACGGGACTGCCCGGGGCGGCCGCGATATGGACGTACGGAGGATCGTCGGTGAGTCTGCGCGCGGCGGCGGAAGTTCTGGGTGGTATGCGGTGA
- a CDS encoding carbohydrate ABC transporter permease yields the protein MSTLSAVPRTTARPGVPAPRPKKRPRVGDWAANTAAVVVVLIAILPVYWMINTSFQRGVDIQSDTPHLLPWNATLNNYRKAFAQGEFLHALRNSLTVTLLTVAAALVLALLAAVALSRFRFRGRTGFVVTVLIVQMVPAEAMVISLFKVLDGWQLVNTALGLTLVYLVFVLPFTIWTLRGFVAGVPVELEEAAMVDGCSRFQAFRRITFPLMAPGLVATGTFAFIQAWNEFTFALVLMNKPENQTLPVWLQTFNEGAKGTDWGGVMAGSTLMAIPVIVFFLLVQSRMTEGLVAGAVKG from the coding sequence GTGAGCACGCTCAGCGCCGTCCCCCGCACCACCGCCCGACCCGGCGTCCCGGCACCCCGGCCGAAAAAGCGTCCCCGGGTGGGTGACTGGGCGGCGAACACGGCCGCGGTCGTGGTGGTGCTGATCGCGATCCTCCCGGTGTACTGGATGATCAACACCTCGTTCCAGCGCGGCGTCGACATCCAGAGCGACACCCCGCACCTGCTGCCCTGGAACGCCACGCTGAACAACTACCGCAAGGCCTTCGCGCAGGGCGAGTTCCTGCACGCGCTGCGCAACAGCCTGACCGTCACGCTGCTCACCGTGGCGGCGGCGCTGGTGCTGGCCCTGCTGGCCGCCGTGGCGCTGAGCCGGTTCCGGTTCCGCGGGCGCACCGGCTTCGTGGTCACCGTGCTGATCGTGCAGATGGTGCCGGCCGAGGCGATGGTGATCTCGCTGTTCAAGGTGCTGGACGGCTGGCAGCTGGTGAACACCGCGCTCGGCCTGACCCTGGTGTACCTGGTGTTCGTGCTGCCGTTCACGATCTGGACGCTGCGCGGGTTCGTCGCCGGGGTGCCGGTCGAGCTGGAGGAGGCCGCGATGGTGGACGGGTGCAGCCGTTTCCAGGCGTTCCGCCGGATCACCTTCCCGCTGATGGCGCCGGGACTGGTGGCGACCGGGACGTTCGCGTTCATCCAGGCCTGGAACGAGTTCACGTTCGCGCTGGTCCTGATGAACAAGCCGGAGAACCAGACACTTCCGGTCTGGCTCCAGACCTTCAACGAGGGCGCCAAGGGCACCGACTGGGGCGGGGTGATGGCCGGGTCGACCTTGATGGCGATCCCGGTGATCGTGTTCTTCCTGCTGGTCCAGAGCCGGATGACCGAGGGGCTCGTGGCAGGAGCTGTCAAGGGATGA
- a CDS encoding carbohydrate ABC transporter permease: MPYALLLPAALVLALVLGYPFARLVVLSMQKFGLKQQFGAPPDWVGAANYTTILQDTQFWHVLYRTVGFCFAAVVLTMVLGMLVALLTRRVGRVLRLALIVSLLLAWAMPPLSATVVWQWLFDTQYGLVNWLLTALGGDFHGHSWLTNPWSFFGVALIIVVWMGIPFVAFTLYAGLTQVPGEVLEAAQLDGANAWQRFRHVIMPFLRPVVLILTALSVLWDFRVFTQIYVLQKAGGISRDTNLLGVYAYRVAFGENKFDLGAAVAVVMVLITLGFTVFYLRQITRQEEL; encoded by the coding sequence GTGCCGTACGCGCTTCTGCTGCCCGCGGCGCTGGTGCTCGCCCTGGTGCTGGGCTACCCGTTCGCCCGGCTGGTCGTGCTCTCGATGCAGAAGTTCGGCCTGAAGCAGCAGTTCGGCGCCCCGCCGGACTGGGTCGGCGCGGCCAACTACACCACGATTCTCCAGGACACCCAGTTCTGGCACGTCCTCTACCGCACCGTCGGATTCTGTTTCGCGGCAGTTGTTCTAACCATGGTGCTGGGCATGCTGGTGGCCCTGCTGACCCGCCGGGTGGGCCGGGTGCTGCGCCTGGCACTGATCGTGTCGCTGCTGCTGGCCTGGGCGATGCCGCCGCTGTCGGCGACGGTGGTCTGGCAGTGGCTGTTCGACACCCAGTACGGGCTGGTGAACTGGCTTCTCACCGCCCTGGGCGGCGACTTCCACGGCCACTCCTGGCTGACGAACCCGTGGTCGTTCTTCGGCGTCGCACTGATCATCGTGGTCTGGATGGGCATCCCGTTCGTGGCGTTCACGCTGTACGCCGGTCTCACCCAGGTGCCCGGCGAGGTGCTGGAGGCCGCGCAGCTCGACGGGGCGAACGCCTGGCAGCGCTTCCGGCACGTGATCATGCCGTTCCTGCGGCCGGTGGTGCTGATCCTGACCGCGCTGTCGGTGCTCTGGGACTTCCGGGTGTTCACCCAGATCTACGTGCTCCAGAAGGCCGGCGGCATCTCCCGCGACACGAACCTGCTCGGGGTGTACGCGTACCGGGTGGCGTTCGGCGAGAACAAGTTCGACCTGGGTGCCGCGGTGGCGGTCGTGATGGTGCTGATCACGCTCGGGTTCACGGTGTTCTATCTGCGTCAGATCACTCGCCAGGAGGAGCTGTGA
- a CDS encoding sugar ABC transporter substrate-binding protein: protein MKIRALAAVGIATALALSACGGGSDDTASSDTEGAAQTGTIRLWLNGEDTPQELVDYAKTEFEKQNPGSTLEFERQQWTGIVEKLTTSLSSNDSPDVVELGNTQAQAFEAAGALLDITDRKAELGGDDLVQSLVESGSYDGRFYGVPYYGGARIVVYRKDLFKDAGIEIPTTTQEFVDAGVKLKQENSDTEDFSGIYFPGKYWYAALPFIWDNGGDIATQNGGQWTGQLSTPGSVAGLTTVKTIMDTASAAPKDADESKDYLDFCKGRIGMLMGPGWKVGQIVNEDDGCPKLEKDIGAFALPGKTEGTLAPSFLGGSNLAVSAKSEHPELALSLLKILSGDEYQTKLADLGLLPVKKSLLGEVSGDEAAKAQAEAAENTRFTPASENWAGVEAGSVLPDMLVAIAQGKDIATETKTADEAIASALNQ from the coding sequence GTGAAGATCCGTGCTCTGGCCGCGGTGGGTATCGCCACCGCACTCGCTCTGTCCGCCTGTGGGGGCGGCAGCGACGACACCGCAAGCAGTGACACCGAAGGCGCGGCGCAGACCGGCACGATCCGGCTCTGGCTGAACGGGGAGGACACCCCGCAGGAGCTCGTCGACTACGCCAAGACCGAGTTCGAGAAGCAGAACCCGGGCTCCACGCTGGAGTTCGAGCGGCAGCAGTGGACCGGCATCGTGGAGAAGCTGACCACGTCGCTGTCCAGCAACGACAGCCCGGACGTGGTGGAGCTGGGCAACACCCAGGCGCAGGCCTTCGAGGCGGCCGGGGCGCTGCTCGACATCACCGACCGCAAGGCCGAGCTGGGCGGCGACGACCTGGTGCAGAGCCTGGTCGAGTCGGGCAGCTACGACGGCCGGTTCTACGGCGTGCCCTATTACGGCGGCGCCCGGATCGTGGTGTACCGTAAGGATCTTTTCAAGGACGCTGGGATCGAGATTCCCACCACCACGCAGGAATTCGTCGACGCCGGGGTGAAGCTGAAGCAGGAGAACAGCGACACCGAAGACTTCTCCGGGATCTACTTCCCCGGCAAGTACTGGTACGCCGCACTGCCTTTCATCTGGGACAACGGCGGTGACATCGCCACGCAGAACGGCGGGCAGTGGACCGGCCAGCTCTCCACGCCGGGGTCGGTGGCGGGCCTGACCACGGTGAAGACCATCATGGACACCGCCTCGGCCGCCCCGAAGGACGCCGACGAGTCCAAGGACTACCTGGACTTCTGCAAGGGCAGGATCGGCATGCTGATGGGCCCGGGCTGGAAGGTCGGGCAGATCGTCAACGAGGACGACGGCTGCCCGAAGCTGGAGAAGGACATCGGCGCGTTCGCCCTGCCCGGCAAAACCGAGGGCACCCTGGCGCCGTCGTTCCTGGGCGGCTCCAACCTGGCTGTGTCGGCCAAGTCGGAGCACCCGGAACTGGCGCTGAGCCTGCTGAAGATCCTGTCCGGCGACGAGTACCAGACCAAGCTGGCCGATCTCGGCCTGCTGCCGGTGAAGAAGTCGCTGCTCGGCGAGGTCTCGGGTGACGAGGCGGCGAAGGCCCAGGCCGAGGCGGCGGAGAACACCCGGTTCACCCCGGCCAGCGAGAACTGGGCCGGCGTGGAGGCCGGCTCGGTGCTGCCCGACATGCTGGTCGCCATCGCCCAGGGCAAGGACATCGCCACCGAGACGAAGACCGCCGACGAGGCGATCGCGTCGGCGCTGAACCAGTAA
- a CDS encoding ROK family protein translates to MPATPGRALRPTTKVMPGQARVYNRSLVLQSLYSDGPQSRADLARVTSLTPVTIGALVSELIAEGLAVELGTRAGARVGKPATLVGFDPSAAHIVSLDLSRDTSFRGAVVDLVGTVLSTSEIPRRGRTGEAAAQAVTDLARDLMDQAERPVLGIGVGSPGVVNPDGVVLNAPNLGWSGMPLAEVLRDGLGRPVHVANDANAAALAEHSFGGATGRGVLVLTVGMGVGAGILLDGALVRGDRFAAGEIGHLIVEEPGLPCACGRSGCLERLLAVPQLRARLAELPGPEQQEVLAGAGTSLGIALAPVISTLDLGEVVLTGPPDLLGGALLDAASTAVRRRVLPVVGQALDIRLSTLHENSILLGSAVLVLSGELGVS, encoded by the coding sequence GCCCGCGTCTACAACCGGTCCCTGGTGCTCCAGTCGCTGTACAGCGACGGCCCGCAGAGCCGGGCCGACCTGGCGCGGGTCACCTCGCTCACCCCGGTGACGATCGGGGCGCTGGTGAGTGAGCTGATCGCCGAGGGACTGGCCGTCGAACTCGGCACCCGCGCCGGCGCCCGGGTCGGAAAGCCCGCCACGCTGGTCGGTTTCGATCCCTCGGCCGCCCACATCGTGAGCCTCGACCTGTCTCGCGACACCTCGTTCCGGGGTGCCGTGGTCGACCTGGTCGGCACCGTGCTGAGCACCAGCGAGATCCCCCGGCGGGGCCGCACCGGCGAGGCCGCCGCGCAGGCCGTCACCGATCTGGCGCGTGACCTGATGGACCAGGCGGAACGGCCGGTGCTGGGCATCGGGGTGGGCAGCCCGGGCGTGGTGAACCCGGACGGCGTGGTGCTGAACGCCCCCAACCTGGGCTGGTCCGGCATGCCGCTGGCCGAGGTGCTGCGCGACGGCCTGGGCCGGCCGGTCCACGTGGCGAACGACGCGAACGCGGCCGCCCTGGCCGAACACAGCTTCGGCGGTGCCACCGGCCGTGGGGTCCTGGTGCTGACCGTCGGAATGGGCGTCGGGGCAGGCATTCTGCTCGACGGCGCCCTGGTACGTGGCGACCGGTTCGCCGCCGGTGAGATCGGGCACCTGATCGTGGAGGAGCCCGGACTGCCCTGCGCCTGCGGACGTTCCGGCTGCCTGGAACGCCTGCTGGCCGTGCCGCAGCTGCGCGCACGGCTGGCCGAACTGCCCGGCCCCGAGCAGCAGGAGGTGCTGGCCGGCGCCGGCACCAGTCTCGGGATCGCGCTCGCCCCCGTGATCAGCACGCTCGACCTCGGCGAGGTCGTGCTCACCGGCCCGCCGGACCTGCTCGGCGGCGCTCTCCTCGATGCGGCCTCCACGGCGGTGAGGCGGCGGGTGCTGCCGGTCGTCGGCCAGGCCCTCGACATCCGCCTGTCCACGCTCCACGAGAACAGCATCCTGCTCGGATCCGCCGTGCTCGTGCTCTCCGGCGAACTCGGCGTCTCCTAG